From Candidatus Eremiobacterota bacterium, one genomic window encodes:
- a CDS encoding PHP domain-containing protein yields MRIDLHVHTTASSCSAFTPLQLVHGARSEEAAVVVTTNHGDSLGDSDYLREELGKHGILYFPAMEITTEWGDFLLFSEHLDEFQHIMRFPVVSLPDPAVAVIWAHPFEFFTEEHVHEIKYDVAPYIDAIEAINGKCLRSPWMNQMAMDLSRELEKPMTAGSDAHSAKNFFLVWTEFPTPIETYADFVKALKQGSFSIPREARGSGKSFGRE; encoded by the coding sequence ATGAGAATCGATCTCCATGTGCATACCACGGCGTCATCCTGTTCCGCCTTTACGCCTCTGCAGCTTGTCCATGGTGCGCGCTCGGAAGAGGCTGCCGTCGTGGTCACGACCAATCATGGCGATTCCCTGGGTGACAGCGACTACCTCAGGGAGGAGCTCGGCAAACACGGGATCCTTTACTTCCCTGCAATGGAGATTACCACCGAATGGGGCGATTTTCTCCTCTTTTCTGAGCACCTTGACGAGTTCCAGCATATCATGCGCTTTCCCGTCGTATCTCTTCCCGATCCCGCGGTGGCCGTCATCTGGGCCCATCCCTTCGAGTTTTTCACGGAAGAGCATGTGCATGAGATCAAATACGACGTAGCCCCTTATATTGATGCCATCGAGGCGATCAACGGGAAGTGCCTGCGAAGCCCCTGGATGAACCAGATGGCCATGGATCTCTCCAGGGAGCTTGAAAAGCCCATGACGGCAGGCTCTGATGCCCATTCGGCAAAAAATTTCTTTCTGGTCTGGACAGAATTTCCTACTCCCATAGAAACTTACGCGGACTTTGTGAAAGCCCTCAAGCAGGGGAGTTTTTCCATCCCCCGGGAGGCCAGGGGCTCCGGGAAGTCATTCGGCAGGGAGTGA
- a CDS encoding rhomboid family intramembrane serine protease, with translation MIVPIGDINERNRTPYVNCTFIAVNVLVYLFFIAGPELRLCPDYETVVKTWGFIPAHAALLNAFTSCFLHGGFFHLLGNMIFLWIFGDNVEDAIGHIGYALFYLAGGIGAAYFHGALVAGTAAAGLPAIGASGAISAVMGAYLVFFPRNKIVYWYLIWYTSGTFKVASGWAIGFWFVMQFVSNYFENDRTFSGVAYGAHLGGFILGAVVGGVLLISGIVKGKWDRNEDPQYW, from the coding sequence ATGATTGTCCCCATCGGCGACATCAACGAGAGAAACCGCACTCCCTATGTGAACTGCACTTTCATCGCGGTGAACGTGCTTGTGTACCTCTTCTTCATCGCCGGCCCCGAGCTCCGCCTGTGCCCCGATTATGAGACAGTGGTCAAAACCTGGGGCTTCATCCCGGCCCACGCCGCGCTTCTCAATGCCTTCACAAGCTGTTTCCTTCACGGGGGCTTTTTTCATCTGCTGGGAAACATGATCTTTCTCTGGATTTTCGGCGATAATGTGGAAGATGCCATCGGCCATATCGGCTACGCCCTTTTCTACCTGGCCGGGGGAATTGGCGCCGCTTATTTCCATGGGGCCCTCGTGGCCGGGACCGCTGCCGCGGGACTGCCTGCCATCGGCGCCTCGGGCGCCATCTCTGCCGTGATGGGCGCTTACCTGGTGTTCTTCCCCAGGAATAAAATCGTTTACTGGTACCTTATCTGGTATACTTCCGGGACCTTCAAGGTGGCCTCAGGGTGGGCCATAGGGTTCTGGTTTGTCATGCAGTTCGTGTCCAATTATTTTGAGAATGACAGAACCTTTTCCGGAGTGGCATACGGAGCCCACCTGGGAGGGTTCATCCTGGGGGCAGTCGTGGGGGGAGTGCTCCTCATCTCAGGGATTGTGAAGGGAAAGTGGGACCGCAACGAAGATCCCCAGTACTGGTAA
- a CDS encoding protein-glutamine glutaminase family protein: MRISTAPTKILPPPGPERWVPRECHGEEEISVPGEHDSVTLESTRSLKCSQSLPAASGPENNGDVSSEKQGRALCPREESLSFEEGNLFSLLRGKGRPQGINAPGAADIRACEESLAESAPSMLVLVNRSEVTGLDGEVPSAKALQKAFLSVAGEKSIPWEYLPDGCYARAHAACDMIMKKGYNCGKLFISVADDGDGWNSFKAQGKFTAGAWWYHVAALSFAADESSGEVKAWVIDPAVNPAKPLAPDEWLASFWDGTFPVNADLTYADEYGIPFHDAISPPGPREFSREAFEKNLFDARRVNRIYLKALKQIKDGYRGNHQAGQRAEGALAS, from the coding sequence ATGAGAATAAGCACTGCACCGACGAAAATCCTCCCTCCGCCCGGTCCTGAAAGATGGGTACCCCGGGAATGCCATGGGGAAGAGGAGATTTCTGTTCCAGGGGAGCATGACTCAGTCACGCTGGAGAGCACCAGGTCACTGAAATGCTCTCAATCACTTCCGGCAGCCTCAGGCCCGGAAAACAACGGTGATGTCTCTTCAGAAAAACAGGGAAGGGCGCTCTGCCCCCGGGAAGAATCTCTCTCTTTCGAGGAGGGGAATCTTTTCTCCCTCCTTCGCGGGAAAGGCAGACCCCAGGGCATCAATGCGCCGGGAGCTGCAGACATCAGGGCATGCGAGGAATCCCTGGCAGAAAGCGCCCCATCGATGCTGGTCCTTGTAAACCGCAGCGAGGTGACGGGGCTTGACGGCGAAGTCCCCTCAGCAAAAGCCCTCCAGAAAGCATTTCTATCGGTTGCAGGGGAGAAGAGCATCCCCTGGGAGTATCTCCCTGACGGGTGCTACGCCAGGGCCCATGCCGCATGCGATATGATCATGAAAAAGGGCTATAACTGCGGGAAGCTCTTCATCTCTGTCGCCGATGATGGAGACGGATGGAACTCCTTCAAGGCGCAGGGTAAATTCACCGCCGGAGCCTGGTGGTATCACGTGGCTGCACTCTCTTTTGCCGCTGACGAAAGCTCCGGAGAAGTAAAAGCCTGGGTAATCGACCCCGCGGTGAACCCTGCAAAGCCCCTGGCCCCGGATGAGTGGCTCGCCTCCTTCTGGGACGGAACCTTCCCCGTGAATGCTGACCTTACCTATGCCGATGAATACGGCATCCCTTTCCATGATGCCATTTCACCGCCAGGACCGAGGGAATTCTCACGGGAGGCCTTTGAAAAGAACCTTTTTGACGCCCGGCGGGTCAACCGCATATATCTCAAGGCTCTGAAACAGATAAAGGACGGGTATCGCGGGAATCACCAGGCGGGTCAGAGAGCGGAAGGCGCCCTTGCGTCTTAA
- a CDS encoding FHIPEP family type III secretion protein, translating to MRKHMPPSRSPGCPSLLTLLCCTALILLIPALIYMAPVDSLIFVSLALSLLLTLLASSGWQAFTRFFPTAALLVTFFQVTVFLTGTAKILSGAIICGHGGSSPAGTIIPSCGNLIVSGNSLTGLLMFIALAAIQILFIMSHSERISQMAARFTLDAMPGFQMAVDADFHSGLATAEAAKARRRAIESLADFYGSMDGLANIKRYAVIAELAVMALAALAGTVKGVLAHMEWHSALHNLIPYIIGNGALATASSLLVSTAMNVVGARECEKANFGEDIVKQQTKAAPGAFYSLAVIFGVLGLLDLTGILKFSRLPWFLAAEVCVLMGKMVEKKAALDKVTTYVATGGQSEKGPSEPQGKAVQEFSAPQAPPLSIEFHPDLYLTLDQQCLAAKAVEASKTLSGKLGFPVPAAQFLPCSSLSEKTFVIRIHGITAAAGFLEGERLLAKGPVQVLAERDGIRMVEHCDSSPGLWIERSGKDEALNAGLTLLEPADVLVKRLEKAILLHAPYLLDRSHVTDLISNGSNEWPELARAVKRDSITVEKVEKTLQNLLWEGLPIAEIKPLMNIIACNRMEDPETLAELGRLAMKKAVCCSCRDSDGTLHALFLDDEIKDYLLHHLCRTCEGSYLALDPETKGDLLLALAGAVRKLAQAGHPVVLITEPALRPSLKRLTDQLMPDLPVLSSDEMTVDSLVVYSGLVSLNDSGRVKEPHSLPNDFPEPLASRGMEKLPCLRAFTKSA from the coding sequence ATGCGCAAGCACATGCCGCCATCCCGCTCCCCCGGCTGCCCCTCTCTTCTGACGCTCCTATGCTGCACGGCATTGATTCTGCTCATTCCGGCCCTGATTTACATGGCCCCTGTTGACAGCCTCATCTTCGTAAGCCTTGCCCTCTCTCTGCTCCTTACGCTCCTCGCTTCCTCGGGGTGGCAGGCTTTCACCAGGTTTTTCCCTACGGCAGCCCTCCTGGTCACCTTTTTCCAGGTCACGGTATTCCTGACAGGAACCGCGAAAATCCTGTCCGGGGCTATCATCTGCGGCCATGGAGGCTCCAGCCCGGCAGGCACCATAATCCCCTCATGCGGAAACCTTATCGTGTCCGGGAACTCCCTGACGGGCCTTTTGATGTTCATTGCCCTTGCCGCCATACAAATCCTTTTCATCATGTCACACTCAGAGCGCATCAGCCAAATGGCCGCGAGGTTTACTCTCGACGCAATGCCGGGCTTTCAGATGGCCGTTGACGCGGACTTTCACTCGGGGCTCGCCACCGCCGAGGCGGCAAAGGCAAGGAGGAGAGCCATCGAGAGCCTGGCTGATTTTTACGGATCCATGGACGGCCTTGCAAACATCAAGAGATATGCAGTGATTGCCGAGCTTGCAGTGATGGCGCTCGCAGCCCTGGCAGGCACAGTAAAAGGCGTTCTGGCTCACATGGAGTGGCATTCGGCACTGCATAATCTCATCCCCTATATTATCGGTAACGGGGCGCTTGCCACGGCATCGTCCCTGCTGGTTTCCACCGCCATGAACGTGGTGGGAGCAAGAGAGTGCGAGAAGGCAAATTTCGGTGAGGACATCGTGAAGCAACAGACCAAAGCGGCACCAGGTGCGTTTTACTCACTGGCGGTGATCTTCGGCGTCCTCGGCCTGCTTGACCTTACAGGCATATTGAAATTCTCGAGGCTCCCCTGGTTTCTTGCCGCTGAAGTCTGCGTGCTGATGGGAAAGATGGTGGAGAAAAAGGCGGCTCTTGACAAAGTGACCACCTATGTCGCCACCGGCGGGCAAAGCGAAAAAGGCCCTTCCGAGCCTCAGGGAAAAGCGGTGCAGGAGTTTTCCGCACCTCAGGCGCCGCCTCTCTCCATCGAGTTTCACCCCGATCTTTACCTTACCCTGGATCAGCAGTGCCTTGCCGCAAAAGCAGTCGAGGCCTCTAAAACGCTTTCAGGGAAGCTGGGCTTCCCTGTCCCGGCAGCGCAATTCCTGCCTTGCAGCTCCCTCTCCGAGAAGACCTTTGTAATAAGAATTCACGGTATCACCGCGGCAGCGGGCTTTCTCGAAGGGGAGCGCCTCCTTGCGAAAGGGCCGGTGCAAGTCCTGGCGGAGCGTGACGGGATAAGAATGGTGGAGCACTGCGACAGCTCGCCGGGCCTCTGGATTGAACGCTCCGGGAAAGATGAAGCCCTCAATGCCGGGCTCACCCTTCTCGAGCCCGCCGATGTCCTTGTGAAGAGGCTTGAAAAAGCCATTCTGCTCCATGCCCCCTACCTTCTGGACCGGTCACATGTGACAGATCTTATCAGCAATGGGAGCAACGAGTGGCCCGAGCTGGCCAGGGCCGTAAAAAGAGACAGTATCACGGTGGAAAAGGTGGAGAAGACTCTTCAGAACCTCCTCTGGGAAGGGCTCCCCATAGCAGAAATCAAGCCCCTCATGAACATCATCGCCTGTAACAGGATGGAAGATCCCGAAACTCTTGCCGAGCTCGGCCGGCTCGCCATGAAGAAGGCTGTCTGCTGCAGCTGCCGGGACAGCGACGGCACGCTCCATGCCCTTTTCCTTGATGATGAAATCAAGGACTACCTCCTTCACCATCTCTGCAGGACCTGCGAAGGCTCATACCTCGCGCTGGACCCTGAAACAAAGGGGGACCTCCTGCTCGCACTGGCAGGCGCGGTCAGAAAGCTCGCACAAGCAGGGCACCCCGTGGTGCTCATCACTGAGCCAGCCCTCAGGCCCTCGTTGAAGCGCCTCACCGACCAGCTCATGCCGGACCTCCCGGTCCTTTCCAGCGACGAAATGACTGTTGACAGCCTCGTAGTATATTCCGGCCTGGTCTCTCTCAATGACAGCGGGAGGGTAAAGGAGCCTCACTCCCTGCCGAATGACTTCCCGGAGCCCCTGGCCTCCCGGGGGATGGAAAAACTCCCCTGCTTGAGGGCTTTCACAAAGTCCGCGTAA
- a CDS encoding M48 family metalloprotease, producing MKARLVLASTVTLTVLVGFVASIVLAALYFSGSLNAWLMIGLTIAINFIMWLLAPTLQDLMLSWVYKSKVISLDDLAGKNEGVAQFLREVCERHKVKIPSLRIINDLNPTAFCYGSVPNNSRLVVSEGIFNYLDTEESKTVFAHEMGHIVNRDFIVMTVASTLLQILYELYVILARSRSRSSSNDKSFLPLIGLVAYVFYFIGSYLLLYLSRTREYLADRFAAEETKNPNALSSALVKIAYGIAEQPDTEQTKRLLASTRALGIYDFKAADSLGGVQKASATAVAEKEATRIIGVEKVFLFDLYNPWAAVAEINSTHPLTGKRIKVLNESAREFGLAPAYNFEAVDLYGKAIDKQRLYSNFAFEVLIYFAPFIGLLLGFIPMFFNEKLVFLFIAGLGIGFIIKGLYRFPSGSSFEKTTVYDLMCNPYASPLRGIAVEVEGRVIGRADSGSQVSEDFTIQDRSGCLIMLNYESIWGPIGNLIVGMTKTGKLVDKEGIARGWFRRSISQLIDLQSFTYEGNVMVSYTLFWAIGGGAIVTLIGAALTVLMMMK from the coding sequence ATGAAGGCTCGGCTTGTTCTCGCTTCAACGGTGACGCTCACCGTCCTCGTCGGTTTCGTGGCGAGCATCGTGCTCGCGGCACTTTATTTCTCAGGGTCACTCAACGCCTGGCTCATGATCGGCCTCACGATTGCCATCAATTTCATCATGTGGCTCCTGGCCCCGACGCTCCAGGACCTGATGCTCTCCTGGGTTTATAAATCGAAGGTCATCTCTCTCGATGACCTTGCAGGGAAAAATGAAGGCGTGGCGCAGTTCCTGAGGGAAGTCTGCGAGAGGCACAAGGTGAAAATCCCGTCGCTGCGCATCATCAATGACCTCAATCCCACGGCGTTCTGCTACGGCTCCGTGCCGAACAACTCAAGGCTCGTCGTCTCCGAAGGCATCTTCAACTACCTGGACACCGAGGAGTCAAAGACGGTCTTCGCCCACGAGATGGGGCACATAGTCAACAGGGACTTCATCGTGATGACGGTGGCCTCGACGCTGCTGCAGATCCTTTACGAGCTCTATGTGATCCTCGCCAGGAGCCGCTCGCGGAGCAGCAGCAATGACAAAAGTTTTCTCCCCCTCATAGGCCTCGTCGCTTATGTCTTCTACTTCATAGGCTCATACCTTCTCCTCTACCTCTCGAGGACCCGCGAGTACCTTGCTGACAGGTTCGCCGCCGAGGAGACGAAAAATCCCAACGCCCTCTCGTCAGCCCTCGTCAAGATTGCATACGGCATCGCCGAGCAGCCCGACACGGAGCAGACAAAAAGGCTCCTTGCGAGCACAAGAGCCCTTGGCATTTACGATTTCAAAGCCGCCGACTCCCTGGGCGGCGTCCAGAAAGCCTCGGCGACGGCTGTGGCGGAAAAAGAAGCCACGAGGATAATCGGCGTGGAAAAAGTATTTTTATTCGACCTTTACAACCCATGGGCCGCCGTGGCGGAGATCAACTCCACCCACCCCCTCACGGGCAAGAGAATAAAGGTCCTCAACGAGTCGGCCCGGGAGTTCGGCCTCGCACCCGCCTACAACTTCGAGGCCGTGGACCTCTACGGGAAAGCCATTGACAAGCAGCGCCTCTACAGCAACTTCGCCTTCGAGGTCCTCATCTATTTCGCTCCCTTCATCGGCCTCCTTCTCGGCTTCATCCCCATGTTCTTCAATGAGAAGCTCGTCTTTCTCTTTATCGCGGGCTTAGGCATCGGGTTTATAATCAAGGGCCTCTACCGCTTCCCTTCGGGATCCTCTTTCGAGAAAACCACTGTCTATGATCTCATGTGCAATCCCTACGCGAGCCCCCTCAGAGGCATCGCCGTCGAGGTCGAAGGCAGGGTCATTGGCCGCGCTGACTCGGGGAGCCAGGTATCCGAGGATTTCACCATCCAGGACAGGTCCGGGTGCCTCATCATGCTCAACTATGAGAGCATCTGGGGACCAATCGGAAACCTGATAGTGGGCATGACGAAAACGGGAAAGCTTGTTGACAAGGAGGGCATCGCCAGGGGATGGTTCAGGCGGTCCATCTCGCAGCTCATCGACCTCCAGAGCTTCACCTATGAGGGAAACGTGATGGTGAGCTATACGCTCTTCTGGGCCATTGGCGGCGGCGCCATCGTGACTCTTATAGGGGCCGCCCTTACGGTGCTCATGATGATGAAATAG
- a CDS encoding M20 family metallopeptidase → MLTVPRLEKLDLYHHEALSFLVRIAGINSGSFNREGISQVMEACASSLGEAGFTTQKLEGNHFLASRRGFLRPRVMILGHMDTAFDVTHPFKEVFYEGERLRGPGVSDMKGGIALVTFALRYLAELGKLDDRTVTVLFNSDEEIHSQSSRHAIEEQARSHDLVMVFEGGKRVDEKTTTYVYQRRGAGLATFTVTGKSSHAGTDHEKGVNALEELGYKVIELQKLTDYDEGTTVSAAGDLEFRDTRKNVVPGWVRFNVDFRFKTPGEAERLIEQFKKIAATPYVRNRYGETAKTDLDVRIMRPPMVPNAQCLRFASILEGLAREIDHPIVEKTRGGGSDGCFTAALGIPTLDGVGPVGDNWHTDKEYLEIASLKKRMELFISFWHSLF, encoded by the coding sequence ATGCTCACCGTCCCCCGCCTTGAAAAACTTGATCTTTACCACCATGAGGCCCTCTCGTTCCTCGTCAGGATTGCCGGCATTAACAGCGGCAGCTTCAACAGGGAGGGCATCTCTCAGGTCATGGAGGCCTGCGCCTCTTCCCTCGGGGAAGCGGGCTTCACCACGCAGAAGCTCGAGGGCAATCATTTTCTTGCTTCACGCAGGGGATTCCTGAGGCCAAGAGTGATGATCCTGGGCCACATGGATACCGCCTTTGACGTGACACATCCCTTCAAGGAGGTCTTCTATGAGGGAGAGAGGCTCAGGGGGCCTGGCGTGAGCGACATGAAGGGGGGAATTGCTCTCGTGACCTTTGCCCTCCGCTACCTTGCCGAGCTGGGAAAACTTGATGACCGCACTGTCACTGTCCTTTTCAACTCAGACGAGGAAATCCACTCGCAGAGCTCCCGGCATGCCATCGAGGAGCAGGCACGCTCCCACGACCTCGTGATGGTCTTCGAGGGAGGGAAGCGTGTCGATGAGAAAACCACCACTTACGTATACCAGCGCAGAGGGGCGGGGCTTGCCACCTTCACGGTGACGGGAAAGTCATCCCATGCCGGCACCGATCACGAAAAGGGCGTCAATGCCCTCGAAGAGCTGGGATACAAGGTCATAGAGCTTCAGAAGCTTACGGACTACGACGAGGGGACGACAGTAAGCGCCGCAGGCGACCTGGAGTTCCGGGATACAAGGAAAAATGTCGTCCCCGGGTGGGTGCGCTTCAATGTGGACTTCCGCTTCAAGACTCCAGGCGAGGCCGAAAGGCTCATTGAACAATTCAAAAAGATCGCCGCGACCCCCTACGTGCGGAACCGTTACGGCGAAACGGCAAAAACGGATCTTGACGTGAGAATAATGAGGCCTCCCATGGTCCCCAATGCCCAGTGCCTCAGGTTTGCCTCGATCCTGGAGGGCCTCGCCCGGGAGATTGACCATCCCATAGTGGAGAAGACAAGAGGGGGCGGGAGCGACGGCTGCTTCACTGCTGCCCTCGGCATCCCTACCCTCGACGGAGTGGGCCCCGTCGGCGACAACTGGCACACCGATAAGGAATACCTGGAGATCGCCTCGCTGAAAAAAAGGATGGAGCTCTTCATCTCCTTCTGGCACAGCCTCTTTTGA
- a CDS encoding CFI-box-CTERM domain-containing protein: MRAIIRACHFRFFPVMVIFSAIFMVSLAGQASAGSGTVDKGVMNFSILVDDAVPYDSTVGNTSLDRIKTCIKNTSDYLYTATYKQNRLGSVTIIVPASWPSIAGALDVGTFALDKVDIKMPDSDIGDAVPDGFGAAGHINFGYKNITDSSARVVASMLTHEFGHYAYGLYDEYTNIVQKGNPPKWYLVFCDSNGKWLKCTKEAEWETSVKEVLYDSASYSVKKATSPDTNHSSIMWYPYLSPITSFCYGDHYPEPNNDQNLNHKRQSCWHVMATKTKFSLKLPDDKTLTAITYQEPTFTVLQQKKKRAAGFSLEGATDLQLYEYPRPVRIVACLYRNGTPVSGASVSATVTAPDSTASTLPLGDGGLMGDSFPLDGTYEGYFVDFKGDGAYQVSIKANNDQHSAYEGIAFSDVKPPISSSVSLKERLTPITDDFSCEVQADPFNVSGYLTKDLIPPGPVENFNGQGLSDGTVKLAWIAPGNNMYEGRASSYEMRYSSAPISTDAEWAGAAPLAGLPVPGNPGDTQEYTTPLFAGGSYYFALKASDSTGASSEMAVLAVDVTASSEWGTNMPVFTQPASSSGGSCFIATAAYGSPQEPHVTALRQFRDRVLLKNAPGRLFVAFYYALSPPAARIVASSPMLRAFVRWHLGPIVAAVRHPWAALVLMSAGSLCLGAVIAVKRKTGPRPARRR, encoded by the coding sequence ATGAGAGCTATTATCAGAGCATGCCATTTCAGGTTTTTCCCGGTGATGGTGATTTTCAGCGCCATATTCATGGTGTCCCTTGCCGGGCAGGCCTCTGCAGGATCAGGGACCGTGGACAAAGGCGTTATGAATTTCTCCATTCTCGTCGATGACGCCGTGCCCTATGACAGCACCGTGGGAAACACTTCGCTTGACAGGATAAAAACCTGCATCAAAAACACTTCAGACTATCTCTATACCGCCACTTACAAGCAGAATCGCCTCGGGAGCGTCACCATAATTGTGCCGGCCTCGTGGCCTTCCATAGCGGGGGCTCTTGACGTGGGCACCTTTGCCCTGGATAAAGTGGATATCAAGATGCCCGACAGCGACATAGGCGATGCCGTTCCCGATGGCTTCGGCGCCGCGGGGCACATCAATTTTGGCTACAAGAACATCACTGATTCCTCGGCCAGGGTGGTGGCCTCCATGCTCACCCATGAGTTCGGTCACTATGCCTACGGGCTTTACGATGAATATACGAATATTGTCCAGAAGGGTAATCCGCCCAAATGGTACCTGGTCTTCTGCGACAGCAACGGGAAATGGCTGAAGTGCACGAAAGAGGCGGAATGGGAGACCAGCGTGAAGGAAGTTCTTTACGACAGTGCGAGCTACTCTGTCAAAAAAGCCACAAGCCCCGACACCAACCATTCCTCCATCATGTGGTATCCCTATCTCAGCCCCATCACCTCATTCTGCTACGGTGATCACTACCCGGAGCCCAATAATGATCAGAACCTCAATCACAAGAGGCAGTCCTGCTGGCATGTCATGGCAACGAAGACCAAGTTCTCCCTGAAGCTTCCCGATGACAAGACTCTCACGGCCATTACCTATCAGGAGCCCACCTTCACGGTGCTCCAGCAGAAGAAGAAAAGGGCAGCGGGATTTTCCCTTGAAGGGGCTACCGATCTTCAGCTTTATGAGTATCCAAGGCCGGTGCGCATCGTAGCCTGCCTTTACAGAAATGGAACGCCGGTGTCGGGAGCCTCGGTGAGTGCCACAGTCACCGCGCCGGACAGCACTGCATCGACTCTCCCCCTGGGCGACGGCGGCCTCATGGGAGATTCTTTTCCCCTTGACGGAACTTATGAAGGCTACTTTGTGGATTTCAAAGGAGATGGCGCTTACCAGGTCTCCATAAAGGCGAATAACGATCAGCACAGTGCTTACGAGGGCATTGCTTTCTCCGATGTGAAGCCGCCGATTTCTTCCTCCGTGAGCCTGAAAGAGCGCCTGACGCCAATCACCGACGACTTTTCATGCGAGGTCCAGGCCGATCCCTTCAATGTGTCAGGCTATCTCACCAAGGACCTTATTCCTCCCGGACCGGTGGAGAATTTCAACGGCCAGGGCCTCTCCGACGGCACGGTGAAGCTTGCCTGGATTGCGCCGGGAAACAACATGTATGAAGGCAGGGCTTCATCCTATGAAATGCGCTACTCATCGGCGCCCATCTCGACTGATGCCGAATGGGCAGGCGCCGCGCCTCTTGCGGGTCTCCCCGTGCCGGGGAACCCCGGCGACACCCAGGAGTACACCACGCCCCTCTTTGCCGGCGGCTCGTATTACTTTGCCCTCAAGGCCTCAGACTCCACAGGGGCTTCTTCAGAGATGGCCGTACTGGCCGTCGATGTGACCGCATCCTCCGAGTGGGGCACCAATATGCCTGTGTTTACCCAGCCGGCATCATCGTCAGGGGGCTCATGCTTCATCGCCACGGCCGCCTACGGGTCACCTCAGGAGCCTCACGTGACGGCGCTCCGGCAGTTTCGCGACAGGGTCCTGCTGAAAAATGCCCCCGGGAGGCTCTTTGTGGCATTTTATTATGCATTGTCACCGCCGGCAGCGCGCATTGTCGCCTCTTCTCCTATGCTCAGAGCTTTTGTGCGCTGGCATCTCGGTCCCATTGTGGCAGCCGTGCGGCATCCCTGGGCTGCTCTTGTTCTCATGTCCGCAGGGAGTCTCTGTCTTGGAGCGGTGATAGCGGTGAAAAGGAAGACGGGTCCCCGGCCAGCTCGGCGCCGGTGA
- a CDS encoding amidohydrolase family protein, producing the protein MDLIITNGRLRHREGKYDIGIEKGVIKKIAKSGTLKQEKKTEVIDARGNLVTESFCNAHLHLCKVYTLQMLDEKALKSYHGSDMGSAMTAIELAARVKEKYDEKWIIKNVRQCLKHAARNGNLHIRAFADVDSKAKLEGIKALLKAKEEFKGVVDLQVVAFPQDGVVREPGTVKLIDEAMKMGADVVGGIPWIEFTEADEQTHIDEMMKLAKKYKTDISMLLDDAGDPGLRTLEMLAVSALKNGWEGRCLAHHCRAMALYHTPYFKKISALLKKAQMGVVSDPHTGPLHAKVKELLEEGNLVCLGQDDVADAYYPFGQNSMLEVAFLNVHLLWMTTFPEMEKIYDMVTIDAAKCMNVKNFGLAEGKDAHLVVLNGESVYEALWYHREPLHVISHGKLVAKEEAHGKVKVMA; encoded by the coding sequence ATGGATCTGATCATTACCAACGGGCGCCTGCGCCACAGGGAGGGGAAATACGACATAGGCATAGAGAAGGGCGTGATAAAGAAGATTGCCAAGAGCGGCACCCTCAAGCAGGAAAAAAAGACAGAAGTCATTGATGCCCGGGGAAACCTTGTCACGGAGTCATTCTGCAATGCCCACCTTCACCTCTGCAAGGTGTACACCCTCCAGATGCTCGACGAGAAGGCCCTGAAGTCCTATCATGGCTCCGACATGGGAAGCGCCATGACGGCCATCGAGCTTGCAGCCCGTGTGAAGGAGAAGTACGATGAAAAATGGATCATAAAAAATGTCCGCCAGTGCCTGAAGCATGCGGCAAGAAACGGCAACCTGCATATAAGGGCCTTTGCAGATGTTGACTCCAAGGCGAAGCTGGAAGGAATCAAGGCCCTTCTCAAGGCCAAAGAGGAGTTCAAGGGAGTGGTGGACCTCCAGGTCGTGGCATTTCCCCAGGACGGCGTGGTCCGTGAGCCCGGCACCGTGAAGCTCATTGATGAGGCGATGAAGATGGGCGCCGATGTAGTCGGCGGTATCCCCTGGATAGAGTTCACCGAAGCTGATGAGCAGACCCATATTGACGAGATGATGAAGCTCGCGAAAAAATACAAGACCGATATCTCCATGCTTCTCGATGATGCCGGCGATCCCGGCCTGAGAACCCTCGAGATGCTCGCCGTAAGCGCTCTCAAGAACGGGTGGGAGGGCCGTTGCCTGGCCCATCACTGCAGGGCCATGGCACTTTACCACACTCCCTATTTCAAGAAGATCTCGGCCCTTCTCAAGAAGGCGCAGATGGGCGTCGTGAGCGATCCCCACACGGGCCCCCTCCATGCGAAGGTGAAGGAGCTCCTCGAGGAAGGGAACCTCGTGTGCCTCGGCCAGGATGACGTGGCCGATGCCTACTATCCCTTCGGCCAGAACAGCATGCTGGAAGTGGCGTTCCTTAACGTGCACCTTCTCTGGATGACCACTTTCCCCGAAATGGAGAAGATCTATGACATGGTCACCATCGACGCCGCAAAGTGCATGAATGTAAAGAATTTCGGCCTTGCCGAGGGGAAGGACGCGCACCTGGTGGTGCTCAACGGCGAGAGCGTCTATGAGGCCCTCTGGTACCACAGGGAGCCTCTCCACGTCATAAGCCACGGCAAGCTTGTCGCCAAGGAGGAGGCTCATGGCAAAGTGAAGGTCATGGCATAA